The genomic window ATGGGGGATGATGCCCTGCGAAACGTGTTGATAAGTACAATTTTCGTTAAGAAATTGTTATTTTTCGTGACCAATGGCTCGTTTTAGCGCAGTACGCGCTTCGCTCCGGTGTAATGATCGCGCCAATAGGCGGCATCCAGATGGTCCAGACGGACCGTGCCGCCGGTGCTGGGTGCATGCACAAAGCGGCCTTCGCCGACGTAGATGCCAACGTGCCAGACGTTGCCTTTGTCGCCGAAGAACACCAGGTCACCGGCGGTCAGGCGGTCCGGGGCGATCTTCGGGCCCTGGATTGCGGCCAGCTCGCGCGAGGTGCGGGGCAGGTTCAGCGCCAGCATGTCGCGGTAGACGTAAGTCACCAACCCGCTGCAGTCGAATCCCGATTCCGGCGTATTGCCCCCATAGCGGTAAGGCGTGCCGACCAGCCCCAGCGCCCGCATCAACACCGACGCTGCCGCAGCGGGGTCGGCCGGTGCCACCGGCGAGTAATTACGGGCCGGCGCGGGTGCGGCCGCCCGCTTGGGCGGGGTGTGGCCGCAGGCGGCAAGCAGGGCGGCGGACAGCAGCGTGACCGGCAGGCGCCACGAGCGGAAGCGGAAAACTGGCGTGATGTGCATGGAGCCCGGATAATGCGCCACCTAAGAAGGCCGTCATCATGGCGGCGTCCCCGGCGGCCGACAAGCCGTCCCAACGTCTGCCAGCGGGCAGCCATTTATCAGAGTTGCGCATGAAGATCGAAAAAGACCGCGTCGTCCGTTTCCATTACACCGTCTCCGAAGCTGGCCAGGAGCCGATCGAAAGCTCCAAGGACCGTGATCCGTTGGCCATCCTGATCGGCCACGGCAACATCATCCCGGGCCTGGAAGCGGCGATGATGGACAAGGAAGCCGGCGAGAGCTTCGGCGTGGACGTGAAGTCGACCGACGCCTACGGTGAGCGTCGCGAGGGCATGACCCAGCGCGTGCCGAAGAAGCACTTCGGCAAGACCCCGCTGATCCCGGGCACCCAGGTGATCCTGCAGACCAACTTCGGCCCGCGTGCGGTTACCGTGGAGAAGGTCGGCATGACCGTGGTCGACGTCGACCTGAACCACCCGATGGCCGGCAAGGATCTGCATTTCGACGTGGAAATCATCGAAGTGCGCGAAGCCAGCGAAGAAGAAGTGCAGCACGGCCACGTGCACGGCGACGGCGGTCACCAGCACTAAGCGCGTGCCGCAAG from Stenotrophomonas nitritireducens includes these protein-coding regions:
- a CDS encoding C40 family peptidase — its product is MHITPVFRFRSWRLPVTLLSAALLAACGHTPPKRAAAPAPARNYSPVAPADPAAAASVLMRALGLVGTPYRYGGNTPESGFDCSGLVTYVYRDMLALNLPRTSRELAAIQGPKIAPDRLTAGDLVFFGDKGNVWHVGIYVGEGRFVHAPSTGGTVRLDHLDAAYWRDHYTGAKRVLR
- a CDS encoding FKBP-type peptidyl-prolyl cis-trans isomerase, producing the protein MKIEKDRVVRFHYTVSEAGQEPIESSKDRDPLAILIGHGNIIPGLEAAMMDKEAGESFGVDVKSTDAYGERREGMTQRVPKKHFGKTPLIPGTQVILQTNFGPRAVTVEKVGMTVVDVDLNHPMAGKDLHFDVEIIEVREASEEEVQHGHVHGDGGHQH